A single window of Planctomycetota bacterium DNA harbors:
- a CDS encoding dockerin type I domain-containing protein: DFTVFPIIAPTFTVFELTPNVTLPDGEYVFVSPGSLLIDVNSIPVDSPAFAGDFFLLRGDANGDAQVDLADFGVLRANFGSSNATFAQGDFNFDGSVDLADFGLLRANFGTEAGGFRGVPVDFAALTPPPILFDDESRSLFA, from the coding sequence GACTTCACCGTCTTTCCGATCATCGCACCGACCTTCACGGTGTTCGAGCTGACTCCGAATGTCACGCTTCCGGACGGCGAGTACGTGTTCGTCTCGCCAGGCAGCTTGCTGATCGATGTCAACAGCATTCCTGTCGACAGCCCGGCCTTTGCGGGCGACTTCTTCCTGCTGCGTGGCGATGCCAACGGCGACGCACAGGTCGACCTTGCGGACTTCGGCGTCCTGCGGGCGAACTTCGGCAGTTCGAATGCCACCTTTGCCCAGGGCGACTTCAACTTCGACGGCTCCGTCGACCTTGCCGACTTCGGCCTGCTGCGGGCGAACTTCGGCACGGAGGCCGGCGGATTCCGCGGCGTGCCGGTCGACTTTGCCGCCCTCACGCCGCCGCCGATCCTGTTCGACGACGAGAGCCGGAGCCTTTTCGCCTGA
- a CDS encoding HYExAFE family protein, with protein MLRHNHYERAFEGFLRDKRMPYVAVDESKKALFAGSRLKSFDFVVYSKTGPNLLVDVKGRKAKDNASLQTWATRRDVEDLYQWERVFGDGFVAMLAYAFEIDPVLTPPPGHFRLVWQDQERHYLLLGIVLRDYRDAMTERSARWDTVTVNAGDFRQLAKPMEAWL; from the coding sequence GTGCTCAGGCACAACCACTACGAGCGTGCCTTCGAGGGCTTTTTGCGCGACAAGCGCATGCCGTACGTCGCGGTCGACGAGAGCAAGAAAGCCCTTTTCGCAGGCAGCCGGCTCAAGAGTTTCGACTTCGTCGTCTACTCCAAGACCGGGCCGAACCTGCTCGTCGACGTCAAAGGCCGCAAGGCGAAAGACAACGCCTCGCTGCAGACGTGGGCGACGCGTCGCGACGTCGAGGATTTGTACCAGTGGGAACGCGTCTTCGGCGACGGGTTCGTTGCGATGTTGGCGTACGCGTTCGAGATCGATCCCGTCCTGACGCCGCCGCCCGGGCACTTCCGGCTCGTCTGGCAGGATCAGGAACGGCACTATCTGCTGTTGGGCATCGTCCTACGCGATTACCGCGACGCCATGACCGAGCGCAGTGCCCGCTGGGACACGGTCACGGTCAACGCTGGCGACTTTCGACAGC